The stretch of DNA TAGGGCTTTTTATTTAATGTGATTAAATTTATTTAAAATTCTTATCTATTGAATGACTTAATTTTAAGATTAAATTATAATGTTACTGTTATTTGTTTCTGAGAACCTAGTTTTTCAATACTTAGTTCCATGGTTTGCCCACCTTTTAAATATATTGGTGGTTTTTGTCCAAACCCAACACCAGGGGGCGTTCCTGTTGAAATAACATCTCCAGGTTCTAAAGTCATAAACTTAGATAAATAAGCAATAATAAAAGGAACTTTATAATACATAGTAGCACTAGAACCATTTTGAAAAAGTTTGCCATCAACATGTAATGTCATTTTTAAATTATCTTCATTTCCTACTTCATCTTTAGTAACTATATAGGGTCCAATGGGAGAAAAAGTATCATGACTTTTTCCTTTAGTCCATTGTCCTTCTCTTTCAAGTTGGAATTCTCTCTCACTCACATCATTTACAATGGTATACCCTGCTATATAATCATAAGCCTCTTCTTCTTTAATATATTTAGCACGTTTTCCAATAACCACACCTAATTCAACTTCCCAATCTGTTTTAGTAGAATTCTTTGGAATTTCAACATCATCATTTGGGCCTACAATTGAAGAAGTAGCTTTCATAAACACTACTGGCTCAGAAGGAATTTTCATACCTGTTTCTTCTGCATGATCTTCATAGTTAAGCCCAATACAAATTACTTTTTTAATTCCATCAATAGGAACTTCTAATTTATCATATGCATCTACTTTCTTTAAAGTGCTTACATCTATTTCTTTTTTTAACAAATTTTCTATTGTTTTATTTGTTATGTCACTAACTAAATTACTTATATCATAGATTATACCAGCAACCTCTACTCCTGGTTTAGTTTCATTATTTTTTCTATATCTTAAATATCTCACTTATTTTCCTTTGCTTTTGAAAATTTAGTTGTACTAAACATTTAATACAACTAAATTTAAAATAATTGATACTAGAATCAGAATCTTTTAGCTTAAGATAGATGGTTTTATTTTCTTCTTGTATCTATAATATTAGCTTACTTTTTTATAATTCTTAATAAAATAATTAGTGTATTTTTTAAGAAAAGAATTTATCATTTGCTATAACATACCTTATACCGTCCTCTAAATATATTTATTAATTAAAACTTTATATTATTTACTAATATAATCAATATGAATAATACAAATAATTATTTTAAAAACTACTTCTTATCCTTATTAAAGTATTAAGTGAAATCATGTGATTATATATATAAGACTAGGAGTTAATTATGAATAATTTACTCAGAATTATCCTTTGCTTAGTTTTACCTATTTTTTGTTTTGCTTTACATACCGTCCAAGCGAAGGAAGATACAAACAATTCAAGTTCAATAAATAAAGTTGAAAAAAAAATTGCTAACATATACTTATTTTTAAATAAATATACTAAAAAGATGGATGAAAAAATCACAGGAAATAAAAGTACAGATATGTTTCAAAATTCAAGTATACATTTAGAGACGTATTACGATATCAAAGACAATGATAAAAATAAACTAGGAAGTTTTTTTTCCTATCGTTTTGATTTTCCATTACTTGAAAAAAAACTCTCTTATGTTTTTCATAACAATTTTAAAAAAGATACAGAAAATAAGGATATTTCTTCTATTAATAAAAAAGCACCTTTAGTAAAAAAGGCTACAAAGCATACAAGAATAAAAGTCAAAGGGGGTTTAAAAATTAATAATAAGCCCTATTTATATCTTAGAGTAAAAATTAAAAAAGTGTATTCTAATCTTTGGGAAAGTAATTTTAAAGAAGAAATTCAATTTAATAAAAGTTCTGATTTCCATACTATAAGTACTTTATCTTTACAAAGAAATATTAACTTTCATCTTAATCTAAAGAATACAAATACTTATAGATGGGATGATAAAGATAAAATAAGTAAGTTTATTAATGCTCTTGAACTTAATCACAAACTATCTTATAAAAAGACTCTTAAATATAGAGTTTCAATAAATACAAATAATGACAATTCAAATATGAAAGTAAAAGATTATGATTTTGGAATAGAATATAAACATAAAACAAGAAAATGGCTTTATTTCAAACTTGAGCCAAAAATACACTGGGAAGAAGAGAATAATTTTAAAAATGAATATTCATTAAGATTTACAATGGGTATGATCATTGGGAAATAACTGAGTTATAGTGAATAGTGAATAGTGAATAGTGAATAGTGAATAGTGAAATGGTTTCATATTTATCTTAAAAAAGAATAGATTTAAAAGAGAAAAGGCATGAGATTCCATGAATACGGTCATAAAATCCTTTTCCTATAAAATCATAGAAA from Campylobacteraceae bacterium encodes:
- a CDS encoding fumarylacetoacetate hydrolase family protein, which translates into the protein MRYLRYRKNNETKPGVEVAGIIYDISNLVSDITNKTIENLLKKEIDVSTLKKVDAYDKLEVPIDGIKKVICIGLNYEDHAEETGMKIPSEPVVFMKATSSIVGPNDDVEIPKNSTKTDWEVELGVVIGKRAKYIKEEEAYDYIAGYTIVNDVSEREFQLEREGQWTKGKSHDTFSPIGPYIVTKDEVGNEDNLKMTLHVDGKLFQNGSSATMYYKVPFIIAYLSKFMTLEPGDVISTGTPPGVGFGQKPPIYLKGGQTMELSIEKLGSQKQITVTL